Below is a genomic region from Leptolyngbya boryana PCC 6306.
AGGGTCTGTATGGCAATCTTCGAGGTGATAACCGCCGGATTTGAAGTCTCTAAATCCCGGTTCAATGCAAAACCTGGAGTCGTAGTGAAACAGCGCTTGGTTGACATCGGTAAGATTGGTGAGCAAGTACCACACTTCTGGAGTCGTCGATTGAGCGTAAGCGCGTTTCTGATAAATCACGAGATTATGCCTGCCAAACCCGTGTTTTTGAGTGACTTGAATGTGCAAATATTGTTCGCGGATACCAGGGGGTTGCGGCAGGTCGTTAAGGCGCGAAAAGGCTTCATCTGCATGGGGTTGAACGATTGTGCTTTTCGGCAAGCGAAACACAAACATCACATTTTTCTGAACGCACCAAGCAGCGAGTTCGATACTGTGAAACTCACGGTCGCCCAGCAAGACAAAGCGACGTGTTTTTAGTAGTCGAAACACAGGACGCAACACCTTCTGTTGATCTCTCAGTGAACTCCGCCCTTGTTTATCGAGCCACGTCCAGTACAGCGGAATTGCTCGGTTTTGGTACACGAAACTGACCATCATCAGGTTATGTCAGTTCCACTGCGTTCGGTCAAGCACGATTTGTAAGATTTGCCCACGCGGAATGTGTTGTTTGATCTACTGTTTGGCGATGAGAAACCATGACGCTTCAGGTGTCATCTGCGGCAGGCTTAAAAAGCGTTGTAGATTCCGTCGTCTACTCTCAAACAGAATCGGTTGTGGAAATAGCGTGGCTAACCGTTCGATGGTAATTCGGCGCTCTTGCTGTAATAGGTTGAATAGGATTTCCAACGTGATGAATTGAGCATCCGAGAGTTGTGATCTCAAACAAGATTGGTAGAATGAAGGCAACATTTTTGATATCAGAGGAGTGAATCAATTGGTGTCACTCCTTTTTTTCTGAGCCTATCTGTTAGGTGACAATACAACTGGCGAACGAACGTCAGGGTATTGGCGAGCTAAACCTTTCTCCGGACGATTGCGTACTGCTTGACTCGACGAGTCAAGTGCCGAGCAAGAAAAAGACACTCTGAGAGAGTTCCATCGATACATGGAGACGCGAAGAGTGTCTGGAAAAGTCAAAATATATCAAGTCCAAGTGTATATGACCGCACGAGAAAAAGGCTTCACGCAAGTAGAAGCCGCAGAACTGGCTGGCTTTTCTGCCCGAACCGGACAGCGCATCGAAGCAGGCGACCATCAACCGAATCGAGGACGCATCCGTGACTGGCGCAGCACCCCTGATCCGTTAGCAGAAGTTTGGGAATCTGAACTTGAACCCATGCTCAAAGCAAATCCTGGTCTTCAGCCGACAACGCTATTTGAATGGCTGCAAGAGCGCTATCCCGGCAAGTATCCCCAAGTGCTTCGCACGGTGCAACGACGAGTTGCCGCCTGGAAAGCCTTGCATGGCGAACCGAAAGAGATCATGTTCGAGCTACGGCATGAACCGGGGATGATGGGCTTATCGGATTTCACCGAACTCAAAGGAATTGAGATCAGGATTGCGGGCAAGCCATTTGAGCATTTGTTGTATCATTACCGACTGGCTTACAGTGGCTGGCAGTACGCTCAGATCATTCAGGGCGGTGAGAGCTTTATTGCATTGTCGGAAGGATTACAGAATGCGCTGTTTGCTTGTGGAGGAGTCCCGAAGCAACATCGTACCGATAGTCTCAGTGCGGCTTATCGCAACATGGGTGGAGCGCGAAATAAGCCCTTGACGCGCTTGTATGATGACCTATGCAGTCATTACCGAATGCAACCAACGCGCAACAATACTGGTATCGCTCATGAGAATGGAGGGATAGAGTCACCGCACGGACATTTAAAGAATCGCATCAAGCAAATGCTCTTACTTAGAGGCAGTCATGACTTTGACAGCATCGCTGACTATCAAGACCTGATCAATCGAGCGATTGCCAAATTGAACGATCTCCATCCCAGAAAAATTGAGGAGGAGAAACAATATTTGCAACCCTTGCCTAAGTATCGAGTGCCTGACTATGAGGTGCTCACCGCAACGGTCAGTTGCCGCAGTACGATTGATGTGCGCTGTGTGCTCTACACGGTTCCATCTCGACTGATTGGACAGTCACTCGAACTGCATCTCTACCATGACCGGATTATCGGCTACCTCAATCGTCACTCAGTCGTGGAGCTCCCTCGCATTCGAGTCAGTGATAAAGCAAAACGGCGCGCTCGGTGCATCAACTATCGGCATATTGCAGAAGGGCTACGTCTCAAGCCCAGAGCTTTCTTGTACTGTACCTGGCAACAAGAACTTCTGCCAAATCAGATATGGCGGGAGCTTTGGTCGCAACTCAAATGCCGGTTCGACCTCGACAGTGCTGCGGTGCTGATGGTAGAAGCTCTGTACATTGCGACCACGCAAGACAAAGAAATCGCAGTAGCAAGCTACCTGCAAGCACAACTCAATGCAAATAGCCTGACCCTGGCTACACTCCGCAAGCAGTTTCAACTCTTGAGCGATCTAAGCCTGCCCAATCTCACGACGACTCAACACAATTTAGAACACTATGACCAACTCTTGCACCGAGAACCCGCCCACCAGTCCGTATCAGAATCTCAGCCTCCACCTCAAACGACTGCACCTACCTCACATGCTGCATCACTGGGAAACACTCGAACAACAAGCGATGCAGGAAGGCTGGTCTTACGCACAGTTCTTGCTGGTTCTGTGCGAATCGGAAGTCCAACACCGATGGAGCAACCGTATCCAACGCGCTCTGAGAGAAGCCCAACTGCCAAGCGGAAAAACGGTTTCCAACTTTGACTTTTCCCATTGTCCGAGCTTCAACCCTGCTCCCTTGATGCAGATGGCGGATGATCCTACTTGGCTCGGACGCGCCGAAAACCTTTTGTTGTTCGGAGCTTCAGGCGTTGGAAAGTCACATTTAGCAAGCGCTGTCTCGCGCCGCATGGTGGAGTTTGGTAAGCGAGTCAGGTTCTTTTCTGCCTTAGCTCTAGTCCAGCAATTACAGCAAGCAAAGCTGCAACTGCAATTGCAAGCAATGCTGAAGAAGCTAGACCGCTTTGACCTACTCGTGCTTGATGATTTGGGCTATGTCAAAAAGACTGAGGCGGAAACCTCCGTGCTGTTTGAGCTAATTGCTCATCGATATGAGCGCAAAAGCTTACTGATTACTGCCAACCAGCCCTTCAGCCAATGGGATGCTATCTTCACCGATTCGATGATGACAGTCGCAGCCGTTGACCGTTTGGTGCATCATGCTTTGATTGTTGAAATTCAGACCGAGAGCTACCGCAAACAATCGGCAGTGTCTCGTTCTGAAGCATCGAAGACCGCCAAGAAAGAGACCGTTCAACCGAAACGTTCCTAGCTGTCGTTTCGATCTTAATTGTCGTCTCGATCTTCGTTGTCATTTTGATCATCATTGTCGTGCAGTTACCTTGAGCATTCTGCACAACTTTAATCTGTCATTCTTTAGCGATTACTGTTCTTGATCTCGCGACTAACCAAGAATGTTCTTAGTTCTTACTAGCCCGTCTTTGTCACTGTCGCGACTCGAACTTGTGCTTGACATCTAACACCTATCGCTGCTATCCGGCATTGCTTCTAACTTTTAAGCTCGTTGTCACCCCCTGAACACTTTCATCCCAAGCAACATGAACTAAGTGCAAAACAATATCGAGAACAACTCTGCCACCGCTTTGAAGATTGGCGAGAAATCACTTGTCTGAAAGATGCTGCGTAAATTGAGCGAGACTAACAATTGGGGGATTATCGCGCTTAATTTTGAATATTCTCGATTAAGTTGACAGTGCCAACCAGACACAATAACTAATAATTTCAGATGGGAAACAATGACGAGAATACATGGGCGGTAACGATCCGAATCGAAGCAGTACAATTATTCTGCCTCACGGTTAAGCTGACAATACCTATTTCCACTGCAGTTCAAAGCTTGTGCAGAAGTCATCGACGGAACAGAACAGTTCTTCTAGACTAAACATGAGGGCAAACTGGGCGCGATTTTTTGTATTTTCAGCCTATTGAGTTTGCCCCTTTCTTGTCTTATTCCTTATCCCGAACTCAGGTTAATTAACACCTAGACAGGCATAGTCTAATCGCTTTCAACTAGAGTTGAAGCACAAATCAAGTTTTGTCGCTCACCACAAGCTTTACAAACGCTGATTCACAGGGAATAATAAATCAGCCTTTCGGCAAAATCATTTGACTTCAGCCCCTGCTTCCAATGTTTATGACTTCAAAGCAATCTCTCCAAGTCATTCAGCAATCCCTTGTGCTGCTGCTGACCGTTCCATTTCTGTCGCTGTCTGGCTGTAATTCTGCGTCCACAACCTCTCAATCGCCCAGTACAACTGTCAGCCCAGCTTCAACTGCTTCTAATGAAGGGAAAGCAGGTCGATTTGCACTGATTATGAATGGTCCGCCTACAGATAAATCTTGGAATCAAAAAGCTTACGAAGCTGCCCAAGCGCTTAAAGCTAAGGGGGTCGATACCGTGGTGTCGGAGTCTATCTCTCCCGCCGATGTTGAACGGGTGCTGCGGCAGTATGCAGAAGCGGGTTATAGTCCGATCGTGGCACATTCGTTTAACTATGGTGATGCTGTCTTTAAAGTGGCAAAAGAATTTCCGAACATTAATTTTGCTTGGGCAGGCGGAATTAACAAGACTGGAGTAAATGTCGCGGACTATGATCAGCCATTCTATCAGGGTGCTTATTTGGTCGGATTAATCGGCGGCAAGCTCTCGAAAACTGGAAAGCTCGGAGCCTTATATGGCTTTGATATTCCCGTCTGTCACTCGATGGGAGAGGCAATGCTGGCAGGTGCAAAGACAGTGCGCCCTGATGCGACCTTGACCGATGCGGCAGTGGGCAATTGGGATGATGTGGCGAAAGCAAAAGAAGCAGCATTGTCTCAAGCAGAAACCGGAGTTGATTTCTGGATTGGCTGTGGACAGGGACCCACTTTAGGTCAAATTGAGGCGGCAAAAACGAAGGGTGGATTTGTCACGGGCTACGTTGGAGATATGTCGTCGATCGATCCTAAAGTCGTCGCCTCAAATCTGGTTTGGAATATGGAACCGTTATTTACCAAGATGATTGAGGATACTAGATCCAAACAGTTCACGAATCAGTTTTACAAAATGGGCGTTGCAGAAGGGGTCGTTGGTGTAGAGATTCCATCGGCATTCAAAGATAAGCTCACACCGGAGCAGCTTAAATCGATCGAAGACACTCGCACCAAAATTGCTTCTGGAGAACTGAAAGTTCCGTTTGTTCCGAAGTAGACTGAGGATCAATTTAGATGAACGGTCGTCTGTTCCGAATTGATTTTTTGCGAATGAATTGTATTGGGATGTGATGATGCGTTCTAGCTCGGATTCACACGATAGTCTAGCGATCGACATGATTGGCATCACGAAACGATTTGGGGGCGTGATTGCCAACGATGCGATCGATTTTCGGGTGAGAACGGGAGAGATTCATGCATTGCTGGGTGAAAATGGGGCTGGAAAAACGACTTTAATGAATATTCTCTGTGGACTGTTCGAGCCGGATCAGGGAGAAATTCGAGTGCAGGGAAAGCCTGTAAAATTTCACTCCGCTAGAGATGCGATCGCTTGTGGAATCGGCATGGTTCACCAACATTTTAAGCTGGTTGAATCGTTTACTGTGGCGGAAAACATTGTGCTGGGGCAATCTTCTAGCGTTCTTCAAGCGTCCGCCAAGCAACTCTATCCTCGATTGCAACGACTCGCAGATGACTACGGATTGAAGGTGAATCCCCCTGCTCAGATTTGGCAGCTCTCCGTTGGAGAACAACAACGAGTTGAGATTTTGAAAGCCCTTTACCGGGAGGCGAACATTCTCATTTTCGATGAACCAACAGCGGTTTTAACTCCCCAAGAAGCCCAAGATTTGATGGTGATCCTGCGGAATCTGGCGGCTCAAGGAACTTCTATTGTTTTTATTTCGCATAAGTTGAATGAAGTGATGGCAGTGTGCGAGCGCGTGACTGTTTTGCGAGACGGACAAGCGGTGGCAACGATAGCAACTCAAGACTGTACTGAACATCAACTCGCGCAGCTGATGGTCGGTCGAGACATTAATTCAACGCAAAAACTTCCGAGATCAACCAGTTCTACGCCCGGACTTGCTTTAAAGAACCTTTGGGTGATGAGCGATCGCGGTTTTCCGGCACTGAAGGGAATTGATCTTGCGATTGAGCAAGGTGAAATCGTGGGAATAGTTGGCGTTGATGGGAATGGTCAGCGCGAACTTGAAGAAGCGATCATCGGACTGCGATTGCTCAAACAAGGAGAAATTTGGATGAGCGGCAATCTTGCGCATATTCCTAGCGATCGCTATTCGATGGGATTGTTAACCGATTTCTCGATCGCAGAAAATTTAGTGCTGAAAGATGTTCAATCTCCCTCCTTTCAACAGAAAGGATTGTTGCATTGGAGACTCATTTTCAACTATGCCACTGATCTGGTTCAGCGTTTTTTGATTCGAGCGTCTTCGGTCAAGATGCAGGTTGGAAAGCTCTCAGGGGGCAATGCTCAGAAAGTTGTGTTTGCGCGTGAACTGAGTCGCGATCATCAAGTGCTACTCGCTGCCCAACCGACACGAGGACTGGATATCGGAGCGACTGAGTTTGTTCATGCACAGCTTCTTGCACGACGAGAGGCAGGCGTTGCGGTATTACTGATTTCAACCGAACTCGATGAGATTTTGAAACTCAGCGATCGCATTGCTGTTTTGTACGAAGGAGAAATCATTGCTGTAATCGATGACAAGAATGTTAACTTACACGATTTAGGTTTATTAATGGCAGGAAAGAAAGGAGGGAACTTTGCTGAATCCTAGTTCTGCGCTTTCACAGTCCTCGATTTGGCTACGACTGAAGTTTCTCGCTCCGATCCTGGGTGCAGTGCTGGCTCTGTTGCTGGGTGGAGTTCTGCTGCAATTGAGTGGAGCAAATCCAGTGCAGGCTTGTCAAGTGATGTTCATGGGTGCATTTGGAGGAACGCGGCAGTGGACTGAGACACTTTTGAAAGCTACGCCACTCCTCATCATCGGATTGGGAATGACGATCACATTTCGCTGTCGAGTTTGGAACATTGGAGCCGAAGGACAATACTATATCGGTGCTTTGTGTGGCAGTCTTGTAGCGCTGACTTTTCCCAATCTGTCTACGGGATTGTTGATTCCATTGATGTTAATCGCTGGTGTTTTTGGTGGCGCATTGTGGAGTGCGATCGCTGGATTGCTTCATCTTCTGCGCGGCATGAATTTGATCATTTGCACCTTGATGCTGAACTATATCAGCATTCTCATGGTTCAGTATGCAGCGCGAGTTCCGCTAAGACAGCCCGATGGATTTTTACCGGAATCCGCACAATTTAGCAGTAATGCTCAGATTCCCGTTTTGTTCGGAACTCGATTGCATTGGGGTATGGCGCTCGCACTGTTGCTCGTTGTTGGAGTCTATCTTTTGCTGTGGCATACATCGATCGGCTTTCATCTTCGGGTTGTTGGATCGCGGCTGAGTGTGGCTCGAAGTGTGGGTATCAATACGAGTCGGAGTATTTTGCTGGCATTAATGATGAGCGGTGGATTGGCTGGACTGGCTGGCATCATCGAAGTGAGTTATACCTATACCCGGTTGAAAGGTGAGATCTCAGATAGCTATGGATTTAGTGGCATCTTAGTTGCGCTGCTCGGTCAACTTCATCCGATCGGGGTTTTGATTGCCGCGATTTTATTTTCAGCTTTGATGGTTGGGGCACAGTCGCTAAATGTGATGTTACAGATTCCCGCTTCTGCTGCTCAAGTGATTCAAGCGCTGGTGGTGCTATTTGTACTAGCGGGTTCTGCATTGGCAAATCGTCGATCGTAAGTGAGGTAGTCATGCCCTGGGAACAAGTTCTAACCTGGAGTTTTGTGATCGCATTGCTAACGGCAGGAATTCGATTAGCCATTCCAGTGCTGCTAGCCGTATTAGGAGAGATCATCACAGAGCGATCGGGCGTGATGAATCTAGGGTTAGAAGGTGTAATGCTGGTCGGTGGACTAGCGGGTTTTGCTGTGGCTGCCAGCCTTGAACAAGCGACAGGAAATGCGAGTCTTGCGGCATGGAGTGGGCTTGCTGCCGGATTGTTCGGTGGGGCGCTGATGGGTTTGCTGATGGCAGTGTTAACCGTAAGCTTAAAGACTGACCAGGTTGTGACAGGAGTGACGCTGGTTTTATTTGGGCAAGGATTGACGGCTTATTTATTTCGATCGCGGATTGGACTCTCTGGAACACGAGTACAAGGACTAGAAACTTGGGCAATTCCAAGACTCTCGAACTTCCCGATCATCGGTGAGATTTTGTTTAATCAAACCGCGATCGTTTACCTCACAGCACTCTTAGTGTATGTTTGCTGGTTCTTCTTGTTTCGCACCAATGCAGGGCTTTCTCTGAGAGCAGTAGGCGAGAATCCAGCGGCAGCCGAAACTTCAGGATTGAATGTCGATCGCATTCGTTACCTTGCCGTGATTGCGGGTTCTGCCTTAGCAGGTTTGGGGGGTGCAGTCTTGACCGTTGTTCAACTCAGACTATTCACTGAGGGAATCATGGCGGGTCGGGGTTGGATTGCGATCGCACTTGTATTTTTCTCGCGTTGGCAACCTGTCTGGGCACTCTTCGGCGCCTTGTTGTTTGGAGTTGCTGATGCGTTGCAATATCGGATTCAAGCCTTGGGATCAAAAGATCTCCCCTATGAATTCCTGCTCATGCTTCCCTATGTGTTGACGCTTATGGCACTATTACGGGGAACAGGTCGGAGTGAAACGCCTGCATCGTTAGGCATTCCTTACGTTAAAGAAGACCGCTGATAGACGCTTCTGGAGTGAAACCGATGATTGATCCAATTCTTTGGAACGGCTGGCATCCGATCGCACGATCGAGTGATCTCAAACCTGGAACTATTCTACGATCACGGTTGTTAGACACCGATATAGTACTTTGGCAAGGAGAAAATACTAACGCAGTTGCATGGGAAGATCGCTGTCCTCATCGCAGTGTAAAACTTTCGGGAGGGAAAATTTTTGAAAATACCTTAGTTTGTCCCTACCACGGGTTAGCTTACAATCCAGAGGGGCAATGTGTGAAAGTCCCCGCTCATCCTAATTACACCCCACCAAAGCAAGCCTGTGTAAAATCGTTTTCTGTTGAAGAACGATATGGTGTTGTGTTTGTGTCGCTCGGTAGTCCATCGCAACCGATCGCACCTTTTCCAGAATGGGATGATCCGAGCTATCGAACCTATCTGAGTGGTGGTCATTACTGCCGCTGTAGTGGATTACGAGCGATCGAGAATTTTTTAGATGTCGCACATCTGCCTTTTGTTCATGCTGGAATTTTAGGAGAACCTGACAAAGCGGTGATCGAAGACTATGAAGTGACTTCGATCGACACAGGCATCTACATGAAAGATATCAAGATCTGGCAGCCTGACCCCGATGGAACGGGACGAGGTGGCGTTGCCGCTTATGATTATTGGACAATTCGACCTTTAACGGTGGCACTTCGCAAGCAAAGAGCAAACGGACAAACGATGGTGTTACTTTACTGTGTTACTCCGGTTTCTGAGGAGGAGTGTATCGGCTGGATGTGGGGAACCCTGAACTATGCCCATGACATTCCTGAAGAGGTTATGGTGGCATTTCAGGATGAAGTGATTCTTCAAGATGTGGATAATTTAGAATCTCATCATCCAAAGCGATTGCCGCTCGATCTACAAGCAGAATTTCATCTGCCTAGCGATCGTGCTTCTTTGGGTTATCGCAAGTGGTTGAAGCAATTAGGAGTCACTTACGGAGCCATTCCATAAACATTGTTGTTTATTTTTCTGAACGATTTCGGATTTTTACTTGCTTTGGGGCAGCAATTGTTGTTCATAACAGGTTACAGGGAAACTTAAGAGAAGTAACAAAAGCTCTGCAAGTCCTATGGTTATGCTTCCTGGGTATGAAATTGTTGAGAAAATCTACGAAAGCTCCAAAACGCTGGTTTACCGGGGAGTTCGATCGAATGATCAAAAACCAGTAGTGATTAAGGCACTCAAAAATCAGTACCCAACGCCAAGAGAGATTGCTGTGTTTCGGAAGCAATACAGTTTGGCGAATCATCTTGGCATTCTGGGAATTGTTCGTCCGTATAGTTTGGAGAACTATGAAAATCAATGGGCATTAGTTTTAGAAGATTTTGGGGCGATTTCTCTGAGGGATTATTGCAAAACGCATTCTCTTAGCTTGAAAGATTTTTTGTCGATCGCAATTCAAACGACTCAAATTCTCGGAGAACTGCACCGAAATCGCATTATTCACAAAGATCTCAAACCTGCAAATCTGCTGATCAATTCAACGACTGGACAGATTAAAATTACTGACTTTAGTATCGCGTCTATTCTACCGAAGGAAAATCAAGCGCTCATTAGTCCCAATGGATTAGAGGGAACCTTGCCTTATCTATCGCCAGAGCAAACCGGGCGAATGAATCGAGGCATTGACTA
It encodes:
- a CDS encoding transposase, whose translation is MMVSFVYQNRAIPLYWTWLDKQGRSSLRDQQKVLRPVFRLLKTRRFVLLGDREFHSIELAAWCVQKNVMFVFRLPKSTIVQPHADEAFSRLNDLPQPPGIREQYLHIQVTQKHGFGRHNLVIYQKRAYAQSTTPEVWYLLTNLTDVNQALFHYDSRFCIEPGFRDFKSGGYHLEDCHTDPHRFTALLVLNLLISLLLYFA
- the istB gene encoding IS21-like element helper ATPase IstB, with the translated sequence MQEGWSYAQFLLVLCESEVQHRWSNRIQRALREAQLPSGKTVSNFDFSHCPSFNPAPLMQMADDPTWLGRAENLLLFGASGVGKSHLASAVSRRMVEFGKRVRFFSALALVQQLQQAKLQLQLQAMLKKLDRFDLLVLDDLGYVKKTEAETSVLFELIAHRYERKSLLITANQPFSQWDAIFTDSMMTVAAVDRLVHHALIVEIQTESYRKQSAVSRSEASKTAKKETVQPKRS
- a CDS encoding BMP family protein, whose product is MFMTSKQSLQVIQQSLVLLLTVPFLSLSGCNSASTTSQSPSTTVSPASTASNEGKAGRFALIMNGPPTDKSWNQKAYEAAQALKAKGVDTVVSESISPADVERVLRQYAEAGYSPIVAHSFNYGDAVFKVAKEFPNINFAWAGGINKTGVNVADYDQPFYQGAYLVGLIGGKLSKTGKLGALYGFDIPVCHSMGEAMLAGAKTVRPDATLTDAAVGNWDDVAKAKEAALSQAETGVDFWIGCGQGPTLGQIEAAKTKGGFVTGYVGDMSSIDPKVVASNLVWNMEPLFTKMIEDTRSKQFTNQFYKMGVAEGVVGVEIPSAFKDKLTPEQLKSIEDTRTKIASGELKVPFVPK
- a CDS encoding ABC transporter ATP-binding protein; its protein translation is MMRSSSDSHDSLAIDMIGITKRFGGVIANDAIDFRVRTGEIHALLGENGAGKTTLMNILCGLFEPDQGEIRVQGKPVKFHSARDAIACGIGMVHQHFKLVESFTVAENIVLGQSSSVLQASAKQLYPRLQRLADDYGLKVNPPAQIWQLSVGEQQRVEILKALYREANILIFDEPTAVLTPQEAQDLMVILRNLAAQGTSIVFISHKLNEVMAVCERVTVLRDGQAVATIATQDCTEHQLAQLMVGRDINSTQKLPRSTSSTPGLALKNLWVMSDRGFPALKGIDLAIEQGEIVGIVGVDGNGQRELEEAIIGLRLLKQGEIWMSGNLAHIPSDRYSMGLLTDFSIAENLVLKDVQSPSFQQKGLLHWRLIFNYATDLVQRFLIRASSVKMQVGKLSGGNAQKVVFARELSRDHQVLLAAQPTRGLDIGATEFVHAQLLARREAGVAVLLISTELDEILKLSDRIAVLYEGEIIAVIDDKNVNLHDLGLLMAGKKGGNFAES
- a CDS encoding ABC transporter permease, which gives rise to MLNPSSALSQSSIWLRLKFLAPILGAVLALLLGGVLLQLSGANPVQACQVMFMGAFGGTRQWTETLLKATPLLIIGLGMTITFRCRVWNIGAEGQYYIGALCGSLVALTFPNLSTGLLIPLMLIAGVFGGALWSAIAGLLHLLRGMNLIICTLMLNYISILMVQYAARVPLRQPDGFLPESAQFSSNAQIPVLFGTRLHWGMALALLLVVGVYLLLWHTSIGFHLRVVGSRLSVARSVGINTSRSILLALMMSGGLAGLAGIIEVSYTYTRLKGEISDSYGFSGILVALLGQLHPIGVLIAAILFSALMVGAQSLNVMLQIPASAAQVIQALVVLFVLAGSALANRRS
- a CDS encoding ABC transporter permease — encoded protein: MPWEQVLTWSFVIALLTAGIRLAIPVLLAVLGEIITERSGVMNLGLEGVMLVGGLAGFAVAASLEQATGNASLAAWSGLAAGLFGGALMGLLMAVLTVSLKTDQVVTGVTLVLFGQGLTAYLFRSRIGLSGTRVQGLETWAIPRLSNFPIIGEILFNQTAIVYLTALLVYVCWFFLFRTNAGLSLRAVGENPAAAETSGLNVDRIRYLAVIAGSALAGLGGAVLTVVQLRLFTEGIMAGRGWIAIALVFFSRWQPVWALFGALLFGVADALQYRIQALGSKDLPYEFLLMLPYVLTLMALLRGTGRSETPASLGIPYVKEDR
- a CDS encoding aromatic ring-hydroxylating dioxygenase subunit alpha, which produces MIDPILWNGWHPIARSSDLKPGTILRSRLLDTDIVLWQGENTNAVAWEDRCPHRSVKLSGGKIFENTLVCPYHGLAYNPEGQCVKVPAHPNYTPPKQACVKSFSVEERYGVVFVSLGSPSQPIAPFPEWDDPSYRTYLSGGHYCRCSGLRAIENFLDVAHLPFVHAGILGEPDKAVIEDYEVTSIDTGIYMKDIKIWQPDPDGTGRGGVAAYDYWTIRPLTVALRKQRANGQTMVLLYCVTPVSEEECIGWMWGTLNYAHDIPEEVMVAFQDEVILQDVDNLESHHPKRLPLDLQAEFHLPSDRASLGYRKWLKQLGVTYGAIP